Proteins from a single region of Halalkalibaculum roseum:
- a CDS encoding CHAT domain-containing protein, whose translation MYVILLIALLLNINLKEIDETTSLIELSKSQADLYINNIIQDRDVDANYWALLTLAENNSQIKTYIANTFRQGKYDSSRFEPFLKQDQENNLLLRNLVNETGSKPLLVELLLRETDTNQRRKIRNNFIKNFNLNIENGIDYESLIDRIINKEKIDSTVVPNDSFRLTHLFLLMNSTGYGLLNDGYEKQAYDKWTNSEFSSYKTPLSKELQLFLKVRLLYALGNYEEAKPLFDEIINSNSVPNSPFKFRVLRYFDYSLWRQGFYDLSLKIAKNLTTPLSKYLDDKEKELESLSAQAAYLDLIGKISEAQKVNLEILKESDESGLPVNRTTVYNNLGLTYKESGEFSKYLDLQLKALEEAINQNDTSRRLEILSNLYLYYTEKKDYKTAILYLNEARNLAEKEDESVQVGKIHMYLGILYRDYQNDYDKSLNNFEEASKYLDPKNSFLHYLQLLDEKALLFKKKNDLEKSRELYYLKAELSKSKDDISLIEAYLHLIELNLQTGRLDDAKRLFNEISTYNLSILDFRDIIKAKTVRARYLVAIGDQDKAYQIMKPAIEQIVERAKSSTELQSGFWNVDPQYLNAFSFMADLLISNKKNSEAVEVLDKLKTINDASLYQNKMVKSSLLDETELLQYKNLTQQLDKLRKKQLLANKKEQLSLQSKIDQLTAQKNVLDRKISGMVDQEPITVKEVQRRITGREMVIHVTELQDQYYIARISRHDVRFNEVALDSTLRAKFSSAIEKMSVGKTDINELSQISDILDFESIPAWVERLTIIPDSYLYQLPVDALPIKSEGFGYSYGGATYVVERFKTHYLTSLNDFRTTNSPRKQYAMDFAGYGVSQFPSYTNKQDLVPLPHAESEVSAIVGNLSNMKNRRAYLDTASTEKVFKETAPNARILHLATHSELSDRDPLFSTIYMSADEQTANEEFSGQIFAYELFELNLANDLIMLNSCESGSGSYLQGTGVMGISRALRYAGANSLILNLWSVNDMMASDFAIEFYKNINEGQTKDEALRQAKLHFLKNKNANPHYWGPYILIGNRDALVNPNRETNIYFAGAFMLFFITIASISLIQDRRVKAA comes from the coding sequence ATGTATGTCATCCTCCTAATTGCTCTTTTATTGAACATCAATCTTAAAGAGATTGATGAAACCACCTCATTAATTGAATTATCTAAAAGTCAGGCTGATCTATATATAAACAACATTATTCAAGATCGCGATGTTGATGCCAATTATTGGGCACTCTTGACATTGGCTGAAAATAATTCACAGATTAAAACTTACATTGCTAATACTTTTCGTCAAGGTAAGTATGATAGTAGTCGCTTTGAACCATTCTTAAAACAGGATCAAGAAAATAATCTTTTACTAAGAAATCTGGTTAACGAGACCGGATCAAAACCATTATTAGTTGAACTTTTACTACGAGAGACTGATACAAATCAGCGTAGGAAAATTAGAAACAATTTTATCAAAAATTTCAACCTCAATATTGAAAATGGTATTGATTATGAGTCATTAATTGATAGAATTATTAACAAAGAAAAGATAGATAGCACAGTTGTTCCAAATGACTCATTTAGACTTACACATTTATTTCTTTTAATGAATTCAACGGGCTATGGTTTACTAAATGATGGCTATGAAAAGCAGGCATATGACAAATGGACTAATAGTGAATTTTCAAGTTACAAAACGCCCCTTAGTAAAGAACTCCAGCTCTTCTTAAAAGTAAGACTTCTATATGCATTAGGTAATTATGAAGAGGCAAAGCCACTATTTGATGAAATTATCAATAGTAACTCTGTCCCAAATTCCCCCTTTAAATTTAGAGTTTTAAGATATTTTGATTATTCCTTATGGAGACAAGGATTCTATGATTTAAGCCTAAAAATTGCTAAAAACTTAACAACACCACTGTCAAAATATTTAGATGATAAAGAGAAAGAATTAGAATCACTTTCCGCACAAGCAGCATATTTAGACTTGATTGGTAAGATTTCTGAAGCACAAAAAGTGAATTTAGAAATTCTAAAAGAATCCGATGAATCTGGTCTTCCTGTTAATAGGACTACAGTTTACAATAATTTAGGTCTTACCTACAAAGAGAGTGGTGAATTTTCAAAATATCTAGATTTACAACTCAAAGCTCTTGAAGAAGCTATAAATCAAAATGACACCTCTCGTAGACTTGAAATACTTTCCAACCTTTATCTTTATTACACGGAAAAAAAGGATTATAAGACTGCGATATTATATTTGAATGAGGCAAGAAATCTTGCTGAGAAAGAAGATGAGTCAGTTCAAGTTGGAAAAATTCACATGTATCTTGGTATTCTTTATCGAGATTATCAAAATGACTATGACAAATCTTTAAATAATTTTGAAGAAGCTTCAAAATATTTAGATCCAAAGAATAGCTTTCTTCATTATTTACAACTGTTAGATGAAAAAGCATTACTTTTTAAGAAAAAGAATGATTTAGAGAAAAGTCGTGAGCTATATTATTTAAAAGCTGAACTCAGTAAGTCGAAAGACGATATAAGTCTCATTGAAGCTTACCTCCACTTAATTGAATTAAATTTGCAAACAGGAAGATTAGATGATGCTAAAAGGTTGTTTAATGAGATTAGTACTTACAATCTTAGCATACTCGATTTCAGGGACATAATAAAAGCAAAAACTGTAAGAGCTCGGTATTTGGTTGCAATTGGAGACCAAGACAAAGCTTATCAAATTATGAAGCCTGCTATTGAGCAAATTGTAGAAAGGGCTAAAAGTAGTACCGAGCTTCAATCGGGTTTCTGGAATGTTGATCCTCAATACTTAAATGCTTTCAGCTTTATGGCAGATTTGCTAATTAGTAACAAAAAAAATTCAGAAGCTGTAGAAGTATTGGATAAACTTAAAACGATTAATGATGCTTCGCTTTATCAGAATAAGATGGTTAAATCCAGCCTATTGGATGAAACTGAACTCTTACAGTATAAGAATCTTACACAACAGCTTGATAAACTTAGAAAGAAACAACTATTAGCAAATAAAAAAGAACAGCTAAGCCTGCAAAGTAAGATTGACCAACTTACAGCTCAAAAAAATGTTTTGGATCGTAAAATATCCGGCATGGTTGATCAGGAACCTATTACTGTGAAAGAGGTACAGCGCCGTATTACAGGTAGAGAAATGGTTATACATGTTACAGAACTTCAGGATCAATATTATATAGCAAGAATATCACGACATGACGTAAGATTTAACGAGGTTGCACTAGATTCTACCTTGAGAGCTAAATTCAGTAGTGCCATTGAGAAGATGTCAGTAGGTAAAACTGATATTAACGAGCTCAGTCAAATCTCTGACATCCTGGATTTTGAAAGTATTCCGGCCTGGGTGGAACGCCTTACTATTATTCCGGACAGCTATTTGTACCAGCTGCCTGTAGATGCCCTACCAATTAAGAGCGAAGGGTTCGGATATAGCTATGGCGGTGCTACCTACGTAGTGGAACGATTCAAGACACACTATTTGACTTCACTCAATGATTTCAGAACCACCAATTCACCGCGCAAGCAGTATGCAATGGATTTTGCCGGGTACGGAGTATCTCAGTTTCCCTCATATACAAACAAGCAAGACCTGGTGCCGCTCCCACACGCCGAAAGTGAAGTCTCAGCCATAGTGGGTAATTTATCCAACATGAAGAACAGGCGAGCATACCTTGACACCGCTTCCACTGAGAAGGTATTCAAGGAGACAGCTCCTAATGCCCGCATCCTGCACCTGGCCACCCATAGTGAGCTTTCCGACAGAGACCCCTTGTTTTCAACTATCTACATGAGTGCTGATGAGCAGACAGCCAATGAAGAATTTTCAGGGCAAATTTTTGCCTATGAATTATTTGAGTTGAACCTGGCCAATGATTTGATCATGCTGAACTCCTGTGAGTCCGGCTCAGGCTCTTACCTGCAGGGCACCGGGGTGATGGGTATCAGTCGTGCCTTGCGTTACGCTGGAGCCAATTCTCTGATTCTGAACCTTTGGTCTGTTAATGATATGATGGCTTCCGATTTTGCCATCGAGTTCTATAAGAATATCAACGAGGGTCAGACCAAAGATGAGGCCCTGAGACAGGCGAAACTTCACTTCCTGAAAAACAAAAATGCAAACCCGCATTACTGGGGTCCTTATATTCTGATAGGCAATCGCGATGCATTGGTAAACCCCAATCGCGAAACCAACATCTATTTCGCAGGGGCTTTCATGCTATTCTTCATAACCATCGCATCAATTAGCCTTATTCAGGATCGAAGAGTAAAAGCTGCTTAA
- a CDS encoding ligase-associated DNA damage response DEXH box helicase → MNSVGSQLIEKWFSQKDWEPFDYQHEVWNVVLEGKNGLLNAPTGSGKTFALFMPTLIKWIDEHPETYKELADNGLKLLWITPLRALAKDIEQALQRVLDEMEIPWSVARRTGDVSTKKKQQLKKQMPEVLITTPESMHILMAQKKYPRYFEDLGTVIIDEWHELLGSKRGTQTELALSRLKHLKDDLQIWGISATIGNLQEALDVLLGSDADKEDAVIIKANVEKKLEVHSVLPDDVEKFPWSGHLGTRLLHKVIPIIENSRSTLIFTNTRSQSEVWFQKLLDAKPDLAGSIALHHGSLSKKIRNWVEESLHEDMLKAVVCTSSLDLGVDFAPVETVVQVGSPKGVARFLQRAGRSGHQPGSTSRIYFVPTNALELIEAAALKSAAHSKTTMESRDPILKPYDVLIQYIVTLGISDGFKPDELFREIKSTFAYQTLNEKEWNWILDFLITGGKSLTRYDEYSKVVEEDGLYKVKDTRIIRRHRMSIGTIASDTMMKVKYLKGASLGGIEEWFITKMNPGDTFWFAGRALELVRIKDMTAYVRRANTSKAKVPSWMGGRMSLSSNMSALLRHKLHEAIDGTTDDIELKTIQPILDVQQDWSSLPDEDELLIEKTYSNEGCHVFIYPFEGRYVHEGMSALLAYRISKIIPITFSIAMNDYGFELLSDKEIPIEEALKNDLFSDTDLVKDIFSSLNDTEIAKHRFREICQISGLIFQGFPGQKKASRHLQMSSGLFFDVFDEYEPDNLLLQQAYDEVLSYQLDEVRLRKALKRIQNQEINFKYPERFTPFAFPIMVDRLRERLSSEKLVDRIQKMQVQLEKHV, encoded by the coding sequence ATGAATTCAGTCGGCTCGCAACTAATTGAAAAATGGTTCTCCCAAAAAGATTGGGAACCCTTTGACTACCAGCATGAAGTATGGAATGTGGTTCTGGAAGGAAAGAACGGCTTGCTCAATGCACCGACCGGCAGCGGCAAGACCTTCGCCCTTTTTATGCCCACCCTCATTAAATGGATTGATGAACACCCGGAGACCTATAAAGAGCTCGCAGATAATGGATTGAAGCTCTTATGGATCACCCCACTCAGGGCGCTGGCCAAAGATATCGAGCAGGCTCTGCAGCGGGTTCTGGATGAAATGGAGATCCCATGGAGTGTGGCACGGCGAACCGGAGATGTGAGTACAAAGAAGAAACAGCAGCTTAAGAAGCAGATGCCTGAGGTACTTATCACGACCCCGGAAAGCATGCACATTCTTATGGCGCAAAAGAAGTATCCACGTTACTTCGAAGATCTTGGTACGGTAATCATTGATGAATGGCATGAGTTATTAGGATCAAAGAGAGGGACCCAAACCGAACTGGCGCTTTCTCGTCTGAAGCACCTAAAAGATGATCTCCAGATTTGGGGAATATCGGCAACTATCGGCAACCTGCAAGAGGCCTTGGATGTGCTTCTCGGTTCGGATGCTGACAAGGAAGATGCCGTTATTATAAAAGCCAATGTTGAAAAGAAGCTGGAAGTCCATTCGGTTCTTCCCGATGATGTTGAAAAATTTCCCTGGTCGGGACACCTGGGAACACGTTTGTTGCACAAAGTTATTCCGATCATCGAGAACAGCCGCTCTACCCTGATCTTTACTAACACCAGATCCCAGTCGGAAGTCTGGTTCCAGAAGCTACTTGATGCCAAACCTGACCTCGCCGGATCCATTGCGCTTCATCACGGATCCCTCAGTAAAAAAATCCGAAACTGGGTGGAAGAGTCGCTACATGAGGATATGCTCAAAGCGGTGGTTTGCACCTCCAGCCTTGACCTGGGAGTTGATTTCGCTCCGGTTGAAACGGTAGTTCAAGTCGGGAGCCCTAAAGGGGTTGCACGCTTTCTTCAGCGGGCGGGTCGCAGCGGACATCAGCCCGGTTCTACCAGCCGGATTTATTTTGTACCTACCAACGCCCTGGAGCTCATAGAAGCAGCGGCTCTGAAAAGTGCGGCTCATTCCAAAACTACGATGGAAAGTCGAGATCCAATTCTTAAGCCCTATGACGTGCTCATCCAGTACATAGTGACACTTGGCATATCGGATGGGTTCAAGCCGGACGAACTCTTCAGGGAAATAAAGAGCACATTTGCCTATCAAACGCTCAATGAAAAAGAGTGGAACTGGATCCTAGATTTCTTGATAACAGGTGGGAAATCACTGACACGATATGATGAATATTCAAAAGTTGTTGAGGAAGACGGACTCTATAAGGTAAAAGACACAAGGATTATCCGACGTCATCGTATGTCTATAGGTACCATTGCCAGTGACACCATGATGAAGGTGAAATATTTAAAAGGTGCTTCTTTGGGCGGCATTGAAGAGTGGTTCATTACAAAAATGAATCCCGGTGATACCTTTTGGTTTGCCGGCAGAGCATTGGAGCTGGTTCGCATCAAGGATATGACAGCCTATGTACGAAGAGCAAACACCTCCAAGGCAAAAGTCCCCAGCTGGATGGGCGGGAGGATGTCGCTCTCTTCCAATATGTCTGCCCTCCTGCGGCATAAATTACATGAAGCAATTGATGGTACAACGGATGATATTGAACTGAAAACCATACAGCCAATCCTTGATGTTCAGCAGGACTGGTCAAGCCTGCCCGATGAGGATGAGCTTTTAATAGAAAAAACGTATTCCAATGAAGGGTGCCATGTCTTTATCTACCCTTTCGAGGGACGATATGTGCATGAAGGGATGTCGGCTTTGCTGGCCTACCGTATTTCTAAAATCATCCCAATTACCTTTTCCATTGCCATGAATGATTACGGTTTTGAGCTGCTCTCGGATAAAGAGATACCCATTGAAGAAGCATTAAAAAATGATCTGTTTTCAGACACGGATCTGGTAAAAGATATCTTTTCCAGTTTGAATGACACTGAAATTGCCAAACATCGATTTCGTGAAATTTGTCAGATCTCAGGTCTGATCTTCCAGGGTTTCCCCGGACAAAAGAAAGCCAGCAGGCATCTCCAGATGTCATCCGGACTCTTTTTTGATGTTTTTGATGAGTATGAACCGGATAACCTGCTACTACAGCAGGCCTATGATGAGGTGCTCTCTTACCAGCTGGATGAAGTTCGGCTTAGAAAAGCCTTAAAGCGCATTCAGAATCAGGAGATCAATTTTAAGTATCCGGAACGTTTCACACCTTTTGCATTCCCGATAATGGTTGACCGGTTACGAGAGCGACTCAGTTCAGAAAAACTGGTGGACCGTATTCAAAAAATGCAGGTACAATTAGAGAAGCATGTTTAG
- a CDS encoding DUF6992 family protein — protein sequence MSAIIFFASDALAQNLSGELELYNQDRLNLNKTGMLVLSGWALGNIAIGSYGYFRTGGKTKYFHQMNAAWNLVNLSIGAFAYYNYLHTDPASFSLAQSMREAKSLENILLLNIGLDVGYIATGAFLWEKGIRKDNNRLLGYGPSLILQGGFLLVFDGILYGLNRTHNEKLFNLMDNLSISANAISVTIPL from the coding sequence GTGTCTGCCATTATCTTTTTTGCCTCGGATGCGTTAGCTCAAAATTTGTCCGGCGAACTGGAGTTATATAACCAAGATCGTTTAAACCTTAACAAGACCGGAATGCTGGTACTGTCCGGGTGGGCGCTTGGAAACATTGCCATTGGCAGTTATGGTTACTTCAGAACCGGCGGAAAAACCAAATACTTCCATCAGATGAATGCAGCATGGAACCTGGTCAATCTTTCCATCGGGGCCTTTGCCTACTATAATTATCTGCATACCGACCCGGCCTCTTTTAGCCTTGCACAAAGCATGCGGGAAGCTAAATCACTAGAAAATATTCTTTTACTGAATATAGGTTTGGATGTGGGCTATATCGCAACCGGTGCTTTTTTATGGGAAAAAGGTATCCGAAAAGATAATAACAGGCTGCTCGGTTACGGACCCTCCTTAATTCTTCAGGGAGGATTTCTTTTAGTTTTCGATGGGATACTCTACGGGTTGAACCGGACTCACAATGAAAAATTATTCAACCTGATGGACAATTTATCCATTTCAGCCAATGCCATCTCCGTAACCATACCTCTTTGA
- the pdeM gene encoding ligase-associated DNA damage response endonuclease PdeM: MIKNAKAIHIQHCRFWLLPEKAIYWQKKKILIIADLHIGKSGHFRKNGIPVPGDVNSSNIDKMNRLVQKVEPEHLVILGDLFHSRANKEWEQFQTWRKKHLKLEVSLVIGNHDILPSSAYHSSHINLFKKLTVGPFLMIHDLNQLPSDNNTSDNYVLSGHIHPAVRLRGKGRQSLKLPCFYFGTNEGILPAFGQFTGTHVIEPRKGEKVYTIADSQILDMNTN; this comes from the coding sequence ATGATAAAAAATGCGAAAGCCATACATATCCAACACTGCAGGTTCTGGCTGCTTCCTGAAAAAGCAATCTACTGGCAAAAGAAAAAGATTCTAATAATTGCCGATCTTCATATCGGTAAATCCGGACATTTCAGAAAGAACGGTATCCCGGTACCCGGTGATGTTAATAGTTCCAATATTGATAAAATGAACCGGCTGGTTCAGAAGGTTGAACCTGAGCACTTAGTTATCTTAGGTGATCTATTTCACAGCCGAGCCAACAAAGAATGGGAGCAGTTCCAGACTTGGAGAAAAAAACACCTAAAATTGGAAGTCAGTCTTGTGATTGGCAATCACGATATTCTTCCCAGCTCAGCCTATCACTCATCTCATATCAATCTCTTTAAAAAGCTGACTGTTGGACCTTTTCTTATGATTCACGATCTCAATCAATTGCCATCAGATAACAATACTTCCGACAATTATGTCTTGAGCGGTCATATACATCCGGCCGTGCGTCTAAGAGGAAAAGGCAGGCAATCTCTGAAGCTACCCTGTTTTTATTTTGGCACCAATGAAGGAATTCTTCCGGCCTTTGGTCAGTTTACCGGTACACATGTTATTGAACCGCGAAAAGGAGAAAAAGTTTATACCATAGCTGATTCTCAAATACTTGACATGAATACCAATTGA
- a CDS encoding RNA polymerase sigma factor: MYTEFTAKKGSAEKGNHLNIRRLQTPLNTDRLDYSELVFALQENRDGKANEILEEVLPRLKDYLKVTMNATEQEAEECTQQAFINVYEQILKDNIRKEKYIFSYLIRACRNEYLSYAKNQHRFNSPIDENLHHFVEPAEQITNLLDEDKQRILEECLDMLQDDERELIEYFIDNPDATTKEVSKVFNISGANVRTRKSRITSRLHHCFKRKWKE; the protein is encoded by the coding sequence TTGTATACTGAATTTACTGCAAAGAAGGGCAGTGCGGAGAAAGGAAATCATCTAAACATACGCAGGCTACAGACACCATTGAATACTGACAGACTAGACTATTCGGAATTAGTTTTTGCTCTCCAGGAAAACAGGGATGGCAAGGCCAATGAAATACTTGAAGAAGTATTACCTAGGCTGAAAGACTATCTGAAAGTTACAATGAATGCCACTGAACAGGAAGCCGAAGAATGTACACAACAGGCCTTTATTAACGTATATGAGCAGATTTTAAAGGATAATATTCGAAAAGAGAAATATATTTTCAGTTATTTAATACGTGCCTGCCGGAATGAATATTTAAGTTATGCCAAGAATCAGCACCGATTCAACTCGCCTATTGATGAAAATCTGCATCACTTTGTAGAACCGGCCGAACAGATTACCAATCTTCTGGATGAAGACAAACAGCGCATACTAGAGGAGTGCCTCGATATGCTTCAGGATGATGAACGGGAATTAATTGAGTACTTTATCGACAATCCTGATGCCACTACAAAAGAGGTGAGTAAAGTCTTCAACATCTCAGGAGCCAATGTGCGAACAAGGAAGTCACGAATCACCAGCCGGCTGCATCACTGCTTCAAGCGCAAGTGGAAAGAGTAA
- a CDS encoding TlpA family protein disulfide reductase gives MKQEQHYIVTFFVLFLLFAGCNEDKNAEISGTIDYIGSSEIYLEQKPIHYKYADKIRYQINPENSGRFSKSVPLDSQKVVFFVIDDTEYPVVANPERQISLNVYRADFPDSVDVEGYPEPWDNNYSDYYKEEQQIQQQIDGEMQDFRDGKVNEVLDLYKSRYKLAKRHLAETPLDIYYYKNMGEYLEKRLENIEYRRDQSGFNAESARENVIEEAKELNFFTIKSLRAQRAGIRDFTNAYANTFGVEDSLEEEYGQELTQYDVKRLGYDTLNEARVSVLDHIEDRDALAYAKMHLIAERIGEMSPEIAEPSYSAYLENFSDYPRYTSFLREFYEEVEAVSPGNPAIPFSIPNQNGELVSMDDFKGKYVLLDFWASWCIPCLDEFPHMKKLYRDFDREDFEIVAISIGEDSLRWRQTINRFENPWPQLYAGEGFEQETFKAYQGGGIPFYILVDRSGNIKRYNDVRPSFNLPDVLDSLIAE, from the coding sequence ATGAAACAAGAACAACATTACATAGTCACTTTCTTTGTGCTGTTTCTGCTTTTTGCAGGCTGCAATGAGGATAAAAATGCCGAAATCAGTGGCACAATAGATTACATCGGGTCCTCGGAAATTTATCTTGAGCAAAAACCTATTCATTACAAGTATGCCGATAAGATCAGGTATCAGATCAACCCTGAGAATAGCGGCAGATTTAGCAAGAGTGTCCCCCTGGATTCTCAGAAAGTGGTTTTTTTTGTAATTGATGACACCGAATATCCTGTCGTTGCAAACCCTGAACGACAGATTTCATTGAACGTTTATCGAGCCGATTTCCCCGATTCGGTGGATGTAGAAGGCTATCCGGAACCCTGGGATAACAATTATTCCGATTATTATAAAGAGGAACAGCAAATTCAGCAGCAGATTGACGGGGAGATGCAAGATTTTCGGGATGGTAAAGTCAATGAAGTTCTGGACCTGTACAAAAGTCGTTACAAACTGGCCAAAAGGCACCTGGCAGAAACCCCGCTTGATATCTATTATTACAAAAATATGGGGGAGTACCTGGAGAAACGGCTTGAAAATATTGAATACCGTAGGGACCAAAGTGGTTTTAATGCCGAATCTGCCCGTGAGAATGTAATTGAAGAAGCCAAAGAACTCAATTTCTTTACGATAAAATCTCTCAGAGCCCAGCGTGCGGGCATACGGGATTTCACCAATGCCTATGCCAATACCTTTGGTGTCGAGGATAGCCTGGAAGAGGAGTATGGGCAAGAACTCACGCAATATGATGTAAAGCGACTTGGATATGATACCTTGAATGAAGCTCGGGTTTCTGTACTCGATCATATTGAAGACCGAGATGCACTTGCCTATGCCAAGATGCACCTGATTGCCGAACGTATCGGTGAGATGTCGCCCGAAATAGCAGAACCGAGCTATAGCGCATACCTGGAGAATTTTAGCGACTATCCACGCTACACATCTTTTCTAAGGGAATTTTATGAAGAAGTGGAAGCAGTTTCTCCCGGCAATCCGGCCATTCCATTTTCCATTCCGAACCAAAATGGTGAGCTCGTAAGCATGGATGATTTCAAAGGAAAATATGTACTGCTTGACTTCTGGGCTAGCTGGTGTATTCCATGCCTTGATGAATTTCCACATATGAAAAAACTGTATCGAGATTTTGACCGCGAAGATTTTGAAATTGTGGCCATTTCAATCGGCGAAGACAGTCTCAGGTGGCGTCAAACCATCAACCGCTTTGAAAATCCCTGGCCTCAACTCTACGCCGGTGAAGGTTTTGAGCAGGAGACTTTTAAGGCTTACCAGGGAGGCGGAATTCCATTTTACATTCTAGTGGATCGCTCCGGCAATATCAAACGATACAATGATGTCAGGCCTTCATTCAACCTGCCAGATGTACTTGACAGTTTGATTGCTGAGTAA
- a CDS encoding DUF4212 domain-containing protein, with translation MEKQSKKEYWHKNLMYVGILLSIWFLVSYVFGIFLVEELNQIQMGGFKLGFWFAQQGSIYVFVILIFIYVWLMNRLDKKFGVHED, from the coding sequence ATGGAAAAACAGTCGAAAAAAGAGTATTGGCATAAAAACCTGATGTATGTCGGCATCTTGCTGAGTATCTGGTTCCTGGTCTCTTATGTCTTCGGGATATTCTTAGTGGAAGAGCTAAATCAAATACAGATGGGTGGTTTTAAACTGGGTTTTTGGTTTGCGCAACAGGGGTCCATCTATGTGTTTGTAATTCTGATTTTCATCTATGTCTGGCTGATGAATCGCCTTGACAAAAAATTTGGTGTCCATGAAGATTAA
- a CDS encoding tetratricopeptide repeat protein: protein MIESFSQNKLEEKIDQYVNGQLSQEEVDELWAELIQDGYHLDYLKTVANLKEVVKKKKERRKALKMKRYWSYAAAAVIALTIGILGVMNFQQSGVNGDIQPIQSIELDYYRSPDGNVDNEADNNIIRDAITLANTGQFDQATALLNRELQSANDPQWISELNLNLGSLYYNEGNYRESTDYFQKIITQKESSNDNLSTEEKLILEKAYWYLGNAYFQLDQLDMAKQNIENAYALNGAYRRVAESYLNAFSK from the coding sequence ATGATTGAAAGCTTTAGTCAAAATAAGTTAGAAGAAAAGATTGATCAGTACGTCAATGGTCAGCTTTCGCAAGAAGAAGTTGATGAGCTGTGGGCAGAGCTTATCCAGGACGGATATCACTTAGACTATCTGAAAACGGTTGCCAATCTCAAAGAAGTAGTTAAAAAGAAAAAAGAGAGAAGAAAAGCTTTGAAAATGAAGAGGTACTGGAGTTATGCGGCGGCAGCTGTCATAGCTCTGACCATTGGAATTTTGGGGGTAATGAATTTTCAGCAATCGGGGGTTAACGGAGACATTCAGCCTATACAAAGTATCGAACTGGATTATTATCGATCACCAGATGGAAACGTTGATAATGAGGCCGATAATAATATAATCAGGGATGCAATTACCTTGGCAAATACCGGACAGTTTGATCAGGCAACAGCTCTGCTTAACAGAGAGCTGCAGAGCGCCAACGATCCCCAATGGATTTCTGAGTTGAATCTGAATCTTGGTTCGCTCTACTATAATGAAGGTAACTATCGTGAGTCGACGGATTATTTTCAAAAAATTATAACTCAGAAAGAGTCCTCGAATGACAATCTGAGTACCGAAGAGAAGCTTATATTGGAAAAAGCTTACTGGTACCTGGGTAACGCTTATTTTCAGCTGGACCAGCTGGATATGGCCAAACAAAATATCGAGAACGCTTATGCTCTTAACGGTGCATATCGTAGAGTGGCGGAAAGCTACCTGAATGCATTCAGCAAATAA